One part of the Prunus persica cultivar Lovell chromosome G5, Prunus_persica_NCBIv2, whole genome shotgun sequence genome encodes these proteins:
- the LOC18776735 gene encoding serine/threonine-protein kinase AFC2 isoform X1, producing the protein METERVTEFPFTHLDRRPRKRARLGWDVPQAPKAQVGMFCGQELGNVTSFASLMAPSDHTTISLFDKEVARNGSPPWREDDKDGHYVFSLGENLTSRYKIQSKMGEGTFGQVLECWDREKKEMVAIKIVRGVKKYREAAMIEIEVLQQLGKHDKGGNRCVQLRNWFDYRNHICIVFEKLGPSLYDFLKKNNYRSFPIDLVREIGRQLLECVAFMHDLRLIHTDLKPENILLVSHDYSKVPDYNKNSSRSPKDSSYFKRIPKSSAIKVIDFGSTTYERQEQNYIVSTRHYRAPEVILGMGWTYPCDVWSIGCILVELCTGEALFQTHENLEHLAMMERVLGPLPQHILKRADRHAEKYVRRGRLDWPEGAASRESIRAVQKLPRLQNLVMQHVDHSAGDLIHLLQGLLRYDPSDRLSAREALRHSFFTKDNLRR; encoded by the exons ATGGAGACTGAGCGCGTGACGGAGTTTCCTTTCACTCACTTGGATCGTCGCCCTCGAAAGAGAGCGCGATTGGGCTGGGATGTTCCTCAGGCCCCAAAG GCTCAGGTAGGAATGTTTTGTGGACAAGAGCTTGGGAATGTGACAAGCTTTGCATCTTTGATGGCACCATCAGACCACACTACTATCTCTCTTTTTGATAAGGAAGTGGCTCGAAATGGTTCCCCCCCATGGAGAGAGGATGACAAAGATGGGCATTACGTGTTTTCGCTCGGAGAAAATTTAACATCTCGCT ACAAAATCCAGAGCAAAATGGGTGAAGGTACCTTTGGTCAGGTTTTGGAATGTTGGgacagagaaaaaaaggaaatggtTGCCATAAAAATTGTTCGGGGGGTCAAGAAATATCGTGAAGCAGCAATGATCGAAATTGAAGTGCTGCAACAGCTTGGTAAACATGACAAAGGTGGCAACCG TTGTGTGCAATTACGGAACTGGTTTGACTATCGTAACCATATTTGTATT GTGTTTGAGAAGCTTGGACCAAGCTTATACGATTTTCTCAAGAAAAACAATTACCGCTCATTTCCCATTGACCTTGTCCGTGAGATTGGCCGACAACTGTTGGAATGTGTAGCAT TCATGCATGACCTTCGCCTGATTCATACCGACTTGAAGCCAGAGAATATACTCCTTGTTTCTCACGATTACAGTAAAGTTCCTGATTATAATAAG AACTCATCTCGATCACCCAAAGATAGctcatattttaaaagaattccAAAGTCAAGTGCTATTAAGGTTATTGATTTTGGAAGCACAACTTATGAACGTCAAGAACAAAACTATATTGTATCAACGCGACATTACCGAGCTCCAGAGGTTATTCTTG GAATGGGATGGACCTACCCGTGTGATGTATGGAGCATTGGTTGTATCTTAGTGGAGTTATGCACG GGTGAGGCTTTGTTCCAGACTCATGAAAATTTGGAGCATCTTGCCATGATGGAGCGGGTACTTGGGCCTTTGCCCCAGCACATATTGAAGAGAGCAGA CCGACATGCTGAGAAGTATGTCAGGAGGGGTAGATTGGATTGGCCAGAGGGTGCAGCCTCGCGAGAGAGTATCAGAGCTGTTCAGAAACTTCCTCGTCTTCAG aaTCTTGTAATGCAGCATGTAGACCATTCCGCAGGGGACCTCATTCACCTCTTGCAGGGTCTCCTTAGGTACGACCCATCGGATAGGCTTTCAGCTCGGGAAGCCCTCAGACATTCATTTTTCACGAAGGACAATCTTAGAAGATGA
- the LOC18776735 gene encoding serine/threonine-protein kinase AFC2 isoform X2, whose translation MGEGTFGQVLECWDREKKEMVAIKIVRGVKKYREAAMIEIEVLQQLGKHDKGGNRCVQLRNWFDYRNHICIVFEKLGPSLYDFLKKNNYRSFPIDLVREIGRQLLECVAFMHDLRLIHTDLKPENILLVSHDYSKVPDYNKNSSRSPKDSSYFKRIPKSSAIKVIDFGSTTYERQEQNYIVSTRHYRAPEVILGMGWTYPCDVWSIGCILVELCTGEALFQTHENLEHLAMMERVLGPLPQHILKRADRHAEKYVRRGRLDWPEGAASRESIRAVQKLPRLQNLVMQHVDHSAGDLIHLLQGLLRYDPSDRLSAREALRHSFFTKDNLRR comes from the exons ATGGGTGAAGGTACCTTTGGTCAGGTTTTGGAATGTTGGgacagagaaaaaaaggaaatggtTGCCATAAAAATTGTTCGGGGGGTCAAGAAATATCGTGAAGCAGCAATGATCGAAATTGAAGTGCTGCAACAGCTTGGTAAACATGACAAAGGTGGCAACCG TTGTGTGCAATTACGGAACTGGTTTGACTATCGTAACCATATTTGTATT GTGTTTGAGAAGCTTGGACCAAGCTTATACGATTTTCTCAAGAAAAACAATTACCGCTCATTTCCCATTGACCTTGTCCGTGAGATTGGCCGACAACTGTTGGAATGTGTAGCAT TCATGCATGACCTTCGCCTGATTCATACCGACTTGAAGCCAGAGAATATACTCCTTGTTTCTCACGATTACAGTAAAGTTCCTGATTATAATAAG AACTCATCTCGATCACCCAAAGATAGctcatattttaaaagaattccAAAGTCAAGTGCTATTAAGGTTATTGATTTTGGAAGCACAACTTATGAACGTCAAGAACAAAACTATATTGTATCAACGCGACATTACCGAGCTCCAGAGGTTATTCTTG GAATGGGATGGACCTACCCGTGTGATGTATGGAGCATTGGTTGTATCTTAGTGGAGTTATGCACG GGTGAGGCTTTGTTCCAGACTCATGAAAATTTGGAGCATCTTGCCATGATGGAGCGGGTACTTGGGCCTTTGCCCCAGCACATATTGAAGAGAGCAGA CCGACATGCTGAGAAGTATGTCAGGAGGGGTAGATTGGATTGGCCAGAGGGTGCAGCCTCGCGAGAGAGTATCAGAGCTGTTCAGAAACTTCCTCGTCTTCAG aaTCTTGTAATGCAGCATGTAGACCATTCCGCAGGGGACCTCATTCACCTCTTGCAGGGTCTCCTTAGGTACGACCCATCGGATAGGCTTTCAGCTCGGGAAGCCCTCAGACATTCATTTTTCACGAAGGACAATCTTAGAAGATGA
- the LOC18776735 gene encoding serine/threonine-protein kinase AFC2 isoform X3, which produces MTKVATVMHDLRLIHTDLKPENILLVSHDYSKVPDYNKNSSRSPKDSSYFKRIPKSSAIKVIDFGSTTYERQEQNYIVSTRHYRAPEVILGMGWTYPCDVWSIGCILVELCTGEALFQTHENLEHLAMMERVLGPLPQHILKRADRHAEKYVRRGRLDWPEGAASRESIRAVQKLPRLQNLVMQHVDHSAGDLIHLLQGLLRYDPSDRLSAREALRHSFFTKDNLRR; this is translated from the exons ATGACAAAGGTGGCAACCG TCATGCATGACCTTCGCCTGATTCATACCGACTTGAAGCCAGAGAATATACTCCTTGTTTCTCACGATTACAGTAAAGTTCCTGATTATAATAAG AACTCATCTCGATCACCCAAAGATAGctcatattttaaaagaattccAAAGTCAAGTGCTATTAAGGTTATTGATTTTGGAAGCACAACTTATGAACGTCAAGAACAAAACTATATTGTATCAACGCGACATTACCGAGCTCCAGAGGTTATTCTTG GAATGGGATGGACCTACCCGTGTGATGTATGGAGCATTGGTTGTATCTTAGTGGAGTTATGCACG GGTGAGGCTTTGTTCCAGACTCATGAAAATTTGGAGCATCTTGCCATGATGGAGCGGGTACTTGGGCCTTTGCCCCAGCACATATTGAAGAGAGCAGA CCGACATGCTGAGAAGTATGTCAGGAGGGGTAGATTGGATTGGCCAGAGGGTGCAGCCTCGCGAGAGAGTATCAGAGCTGTTCAGAAACTTCCTCGTCTTCAG aaTCTTGTAATGCAGCATGTAGACCATTCCGCAGGGGACCTCATTCACCTCTTGCAGGGTCTCCTTAGGTACGACCCATCGGATAGGCTTTCAGCTCGGGAAGCCCTCAGACATTCATTTTTCACGAAGGACAATCTTAGAAGATGA
- the LOC18776031 gene encoding cytochrome P450 71A1: MAVLSLFNQMWQQLQSNLFLLPLLVLSIFILFALTRSSSSSGKNQKIKLPPSPPRLPWIGNLHQLGSFPHRSLQALSKKYGDVMLLHLGKVPTLIVSSAEMAKDVMKTQDIVFCSRPQTTAPSILFYDGHDIAFAPYGEYWRQVRRICVLELLSLKRVHQFQYARMEEVAELVSKIRKASASANGAPINLGELLVSTSNNIICRCILGQKFEDKEDNWFGETTKELMTQVMSFSFGDFFPSLKWIDRARGYLAYLKSIWLEFDKFFDKLIDEHKAAQKEGKPRKKDIVDILLDVQKNGSLDFELTTSNVKAILQDMFVGGSDTSWTAAIWLMSELLQNPRVMKKVQEEVRRVAGRRGYVEESDIKEMKYMTCVIKENLRLHPPAPLLLPREAMSDVKLGGYDIPAKTQVFVNAYAVQRDPKVWDKPDEFMPERFEENSVGFVGQEFELIPFGAGRRVCPGLAFGVASAEYVLANILFWFDWKLPSGGSKLAETLDMSEVYGLTVHKKTPLYLIPTPYSP; this comes from the exons ATGGCGGTACTTTCACTTTTCAATCAAATGTGGCAGCAACTACAGAGCAATCTTTTCCTGCTTCCTCTTCTCGTCCTTTCAATATTCATATTGTTTGCACTTACAAGATCATCCTCATCAAGTGggaaaaaccagaaaatcaaACTGCCACCATCCCCACCAAGGCTGCCTTGGATTGGGAACCTTCACCAGCTAGGATCATTCCCACACCGCTCTCTTCAAGCTCTCTCGAAGAAGTATGGCGATGTTATGCTTCTGCACTTAGGAAAAGTTCCAACGCTGATTGTTTCATCTGCAGAGATGGCCAAGGACGTGATGAAGACCCAAGACATTGTGTTCTGCAGCCGGCCtcaaaccacggctccaagtATATTGTTCTACGACGGCCATGACATTGCGTTTGCTCCTTATGGGGAGTACTGGAGACAAGTTCGAAGAATTTGTGTTCTTGAGCTTCTGAGTCTCAAAAGAGTGCACCAGTTTCAGTACGCAAGGATGGAGGAAGTTGCAGAGTTGGTCAGCAAGATTCGCAAAGCCTCCGCCAGCGCGAACGGGGCTCCCATTAATCTTGGGGAGCTGCTGGTGTCAACCTCCAACAACATTATCTGCAGGTGCATTCTTGGACAGAAGTTTGAGGACAAAGAAGACAATTGGTTTGGAGAGACCACAAAGGAGTTGATGACTCAGGTGATGAGTTTCAGCTTTGGAGATTTCTTCCCTTCTTTGAAATGGATTGACCGTGCCAGAGGCTACCTTGCGTATTTGAAATCCATTTGGTTagaatttgataaatttttcgATAAGTTGATTGACGAACATAAGGCAGCACAGAAAGAAGGTAAGCCTCGGAAGAAGGATATTGTGGATATTCTCCTCGACGTTCAAAAGAACGGCTCACTCGACTTTGAGCTCACTACCTCCAATGTCAAAGCAATTCTGCAG GACATGTTTGTGGGTGGAAGTGATACTAGTTGGACAGCAGCGATATGGTTAATGTCAGAGCTTTTGCAAAATCCACGGGTGATGAAGAAAGTCCAAGAAGAGGTAAGAAGAGTGGCGGGGAGAAGGGGATACGTAGAGGAGAGTGACATCAAGGAAATGAAATACATGACATGTGTgatcaaagaaaatttaagaCTTCACCCTCCAGCGCCTCTTTTACTTCCTCGGGAGGCAATGTCAGATGTAAAATTGGGAGGTTACGATATACCTGCGAAAACACAGGTGTTTGTGAATGCATACGCTGTACAAAGAGACCCCAAAGTATGGGACAAACCAGATGAGTTTATGCCAGAGAGGTTCGAGGAGAACTCCGTTGGTTTCGTAGGTCAGGAGTTTGAGCTGATCCCATTTGGCGCTGGGAGAAGGGTGTGTCCTGGACTCGCCTTTGGGGTTGCTTCAGCTGAATATGTGCTTGCTAACATCCTGTTTTGGTTCGACTGGAAGTTGCCTAGTGGTGGCAGTAAATTGGCTGAGACCTTGGACATGTCCGAAGTTTACGGTCTCACAGTCCATAAGAAAACTCCTCTGTATCTTATTCCAACACCATACTCCCCTTAA
- the LOC18777611 gene encoding cytochrome P450 71A1: MAVFSFFNQMWQHLYSNLFLLPLLFLSIFILFALTRSSSSSGKNQKLKLPPSPPRLPWIGNLHQLGSFPHRSLRVLSKKYGDVMLLHFGKVPTLIVSSAEMAKDVMKTQDIVFCSRPQTTAPSILFYDGHDITFSPYGEYWKQVRRICVLELLSLKRVHQFQYARVEEVAELVSKIRKASASSNGAPINIGELLVSTSNNIICRCILGKKFDDKEDNWFGETTTELMTQLMSFSFGDFFPSLKWIDRARGYLAHLKSIWLEFDKFFDKLIDEHKAVQKEGNPRKKDIVDILLDVQKDGSLDFELTTSNVKAILQDMFVGGSDTSWTAAIWLMSELSQNPRVMKKAQEEVRRVAGKRGYVEESDIKEMKYMTCVIKENLRLHPPAPLLLPREAMSDVKLGGYDVPAKTQVFVNAYAIQRDPKVWDKPDEFMPERFEENSIGFIGQEFELIPFGAGRRVCPGLAFGVASAEYVLANILFWFDWKLPSGGSKLAETLDMSEVYGLTVYKKTPLYLIPTPYSP; the protein is encoded by the exons ATGGctgtattttcatttttcaatcaaatgtGGCAGCACCTATATAGCAATCTTTTCctgcttcctcttctcttcctttcaaTATTCATTTTGTTTGCACTTACAAGATCATCCTCGTCAAGTGGGAAAAACCAGAAACTCAAACTGCCACCATCCCCACCAAGGCTGCCTTGGATTGGGAACCTTCACCAGCTAGGATCATTCCCACATCGCTCTCTTCGAGTTCTCTCGAAGAAGTATGGCGATGTTATGCTTCTGCACTTTGGCAAAGTTCCAACGCTGATTGTTTCATCTGCAGAGATGGCCAAGGACGTGATGAAGACCCAAGACATTGTATTCTGCAGCCGGCCtcaaaccacggctccaagtATATTGTTCTACGACGGCCATGATATTACTTTTTCCCCATACGGGGAGTACTGGAAACAAGTTCGCAGAATTTGTGTTCTTGAGCTTCTGAGCCTCAAAAGAGTGCACCAGTTTCAGTACGCAAGGGTGGAGGAAGTTGCAGAGTTGGTCAGCAAGATTCGCAAAGCCTCCGCCAGCTCGAACGGGGCTCCCATTAATATTGGGGAGCTGCTGGTGTCAACCTCCAACAACATCATCTGCAGGTGCATTCTTGGAAAGAAGTTTGATGACAAAGAAGACAATTGGTTTGGAGAGACCACAACGGAGTTGATGACTCAGCTGATGAGTTTCAGCTTTGGAGATTTCTTCCCTTCTTTAAAATGGATTGACCGTGCTAGAGGCTACCTTGCACATTTGAAATCAATTTGGTTggaatttgataaatttttcgATAAGTTGATTGATGAACATAAGGCAGTACAGAAAGAAGGTAATCCTCGTAAGAAGGATATTGTGGATATTCTCCTCGACGTTCAAAAGGACGGCTCACTCGACTTTGAGCTCACTACCTCCAATGTCAAAGCAATTCTGCAG GACATGTTTGTGGGTGGAAGTGATACTAGTTGGACAGCAGCGATATGGTTAATGTCAGAGCTTTCGCAAAATCCACGGGTGATGAAGAAAGCCCAAGAAGAGGTAAGAAGAGTGGCGGGGAAAAGGGGATATGTAGAGGAGAGTGACATCAAGGAAATGAAATACATGACATGTGTgatcaaagaaaatttaagaCTTCACCCTCCAGCGCCTCTTTTACTTCCTCGGGAAGCAATGTCAGATGTAAAATTGGGAGGTTACGATGTACCTGCGAAAACACAAGTGTTTGTGAATGCATACGCTATACAAAGAGACCCCAAAGTATGGGATAAGCCAGATGAGTTTATGCCAGAGAGGTTCGAGGAGAATTCCATTGGTTTCATAGGTCAGGAGTTTGAGCTGATCCCATTTGGCGCTGGGAGAAGGGTGTGTCCTGGACTCGCCTTTGGGGTTGCTTCAGCTGAATATGTGCTTGCCAACATCCTGTTTTGGTTCGACTGGAAGTTGCCTAGTGGTGGCAGTAAATTGGCTGAGACCTTGGACATGTCCGAAGTTTACGGTCTCACAGTCTATAAGAAAACTCCTCTGTATCTTATTCCAACACCATACTCCCCTTAA
- the LOC109949249 gene encoding cytochrome P450 71A1-like: MALLSLLNQTWQQLQSNLFLLPIVFLSLYILLSLVRSSGKPLNLPPSPPKLPIIGNLHQLGSFPHRSLRALSKKYGPLMFLNLGNVPALVVSSADMAREVMKTHDTVFSSRPQTTAPGILFYEGHDVAFAPYGDYWRKVRKICVLELLSLKRVQQFQYARVEEVAEMVAKIRKACGAESPINLSDTLISTSNNIVCRSILGKKFDDADDSWFGDTAKDLMVKVMSFSFGDFFPALRWLDHVRGYIAGLKAIFSRFDRFYDQLIDEHKTANGEGKANKKDFVDILLQVQNDGSLDFDFTKEDLKALLQDMFVGGSDTSSTSMVWLVAELVRNPRVMKKVQEEVRRVVGEKGKVEESDFNQMKYMKCVIKESFRLHPPAPLLIPREATADVKLGGYDIPAKTRVFVSAFAIQRDPKIWDKPEEFIPERFEDSSIDFKGQDFELLPFGAGRRGCPGIAFGIVSAEQVLANILYWFDWKVPETSGNALPEALDMSEVYGLTVRKKAPLNLVPVPYFP; this comes from the exons ATGGCTCTGTTATCACTTCTGAATCAAACATGGCAACAGCTCCAGAGCAATCTTTTCCTGCTTCCCATTGTCTTCctttctctctacattttgcTTTCACTTGTTAGATCAAGTGGGAAACCACTCAACCTACCACCTTCCCCACCAAAGCTGCCTATAATCGGAAACCTCCACCAGCTAGGCTCCTTCCCGCACCGCTCCCTTCGTGCTCTCTCCAAGAAGTATGGCCCTCTGATGTTTCTGAACTTGGGCAATGTCCCTGCTCTGGTTGTTTCATCTGCAGACATGGCCAGGGAGGTCATGAAGACTCATGACACTGTCTTTTCTAGCCGACCACAAACCACTGCTCCTGGTATCTTGTTCTATGAAGGCCATGACGTGGCCTTTGCGCCTTACGGAGATTACTGGAGGAAAGTTCGGAAGATTTGTGTTCTTGAGCTGCTGAGTCTTAAAAGAGTGCAGCAGTTTCAGTACGCTAGGGTGGAAGAAGTTGCAGAGATGGTTGCCAAGATTCGAAAAGCGTGCGGCGCGGAGTCTCCCATTAATCTCAGTGACACGCTGATCTCCACCTCCAACAACATTGTTTGTAGGTCTATTCTCGGAAAGAAGTTTGATGATGCAGATGATAGTTGGTTTGGGGACACGGCGAAAGATTTGATGGTGAAAGTAATGAGCTTCAGCTTTGGAGATTTCTTCCCTGCTTTGAGATGGCTTGACCATGTTAGAGGCTACATTGCAGGTTTGAAAGCGATTTTTTCGCGATTCGATAGGTTCTATGATCAGTTGATTGATGAACACAAGACAGCAAATGGGGAAGGGAAGGCTAATAAGAAGGATTTTGTGGATATTCTCCTCCAAGTTCAAAATGATGGCTCGCTTGACtttgatttcacaaaagagGACCTCAAAGCACTTCTGCAG GACATGTTTGTGGGTGGAAGCGATACTAGTTCGACGTCGATGGTATGGCTAGTGGCAGAGCTTGTGAGAAACCCAAGAGTGATGAAGAAAGTCCAAGAAGAAGTAAGAAGAGTTGTGGGGGAAAAGGGAAAGGTAGAAGAGAGTGACTTCAACCAAATGAAGTACATGAAATGTGTCATCAAAGAAAGTTTCAGACTGCATCCTCCAGCTCCTCTTTTAATTCCTCGTGAAGCAACTGCAGATGTGAAATTGGGAGGCTACGACATCCCGGCGAAAACAAGAGTGTTCGTCAGTGCATTTGCCATACAAAGGGACCCGAAAATCTGGGACAAGCCAGAGGAGTTTATCCCGGAGAGGTTCGAGGACAGCTCCATTGATTTCAAAGGCCAGGACTTTGAGCTCCTCCCATTTGGTGCTGGGAGACGGGGGTGCCCTGGAATTGCCTTTGGGATTGTTTCAGCTGAGCAGGTGCTTGCCAACATTCTCTACTGGTTTGATTGGAAAGTGCCTGAAACTAGTGGCAATGCATTGCCTGAGGCCTTGGACATGAGTGAAGTTTACGGGCTCACAGTCCGAAAGAAAGCTCCTCTAAATCTTGTGCCAGTGCCCTACTTCCCCTGA
- the LOC18776644 gene encoding cytochrome P450 71A1, translating to MALLTLFNQIWQEGQLQSSTSSFNIFLVPILFLSIFILFSLTRSSSPSEKNRKLKLPPSPPRLPWIGNLHQLGSFPHRSLRALSKKYGDVMFMHFGKVPTLIVSSAEMAKDVMKTQDIVFCSRPQTTAPSILFYDGHDIAFAPYGEYWRQVRRICVLELLSLKRVHQFQYARVEEVAELVSKIRKASASANGAPINLGELLVSTSNNIICRCILGQKFEDKEDNWFGETTKELMTQVMSFSFGDFFPSLKWIDRARGYLAYLKSIWLEFDKFFDKLIDEHKAAEKEGKPRKKDIVDILLDVQKDGSLDFELTTSNVKAILQDMFVGGSDTSWTAAIWLMSELSQNPRVMKKVQEEVRRVAGKRGYVEESDINEMKYLTCVIKENLRLHPPAPLLLPREAMSDVKLGGFDIPEKTQVFVNAYAVQRDPKVWDKPDEFMPERFEENNVGFVGQDFELIPFGAGRRVCPGLAFGVASAQYVLANMLYWFDWKLPSGGSKLAETLDMSEVYGLTVHKKSPLYLVPTPYSP from the exons atggCTCTTCTAACacttttcaatcaaatttggCAAGAAGGGCAGCTGCAAAGCAGCACCAGTTCCTTCAACATTTTCCTGGTTCCTATTCTCTTCCTTTCAATATTCATCTTGTTTTCGCTTACTAGATCATCCTCACCAAGTGAGAAAAACCGGAAACTCAAATTGCCACCTTCCCCACCAAGGCTGCCTTGGATTGGAAACCTTCACCAGCTAGGCTCATTCCCACACCGCTCTCTTCGAGCTCTGTCAAAGAAGTACGGCGATGTAATGTTCATGCACTTTGGCAAAGTTCCAACTCTGATAGTTTCATCTGCAGAGATGGCCAAGGACGTGATGAAGACCCAAGACATTGTGTTCTGCAGCAGGCCTCAAACTACTGCTCCAAGCATATTGTTCTACGACGGCCATGACATTGCGTTTGCTCCTTACGGGGAGTACTGGAGACAAGTTCGAAGAATTTGTGTTCTTGAGCTTCTAAGTCTCAAAAGAGTGCACCAGTTTCAGTACGCAAGGGTGGAGGAAGTTGCAGAGTTGGTCAGCAAGATTCGCAAAGCCTCCGCCAGCGCGAACGGTGCTCCCATTAATCTTGGGGAGCTGCTGGTGTCAACCTCCAACAACATTATCTGCAGGTGCATTCTTGGACAGAAGTTTGAGGACAAAGAAGACAACTGGTTTGGGGAGACCACAAAGGAGTTGATGACTCAGGTGATGAGTTTCAGCTTTGGAGATTTCTTCCCTTCTTTGAAATGGATTGACCGTGCCAGAGGCTACCTTGCATATTTGAAATCAATTTGGTTagaatttgataaatttttcgATAAGTTGATTGACGAACATAAGGCAGCAGAGAAAGAAGGTAAGCCTCGTAAGAAGGATATTGTGGATATTCTCCTCGACGTTCAAAAGGATGGCTCGCTCGACTTTGAGCTCACTACCTCCAATGTCAAAGCAATTCTGCAG GACATGTTTGTGGGTGGAAGTGATACTAGTTGGACAGCAGCGATTTGGTTAATGTCTGAGCTTTCGCAAAATCCACGGGTGATGAAGAAAGTCCAAGAAGAGGTAAGAAGAGTGGCGGGAAAAAGGGGATATGTAGAGGAGAGTGACATCAACGAAATGAAATACCTGACATGTGTgatcaaagaaaatttgagaCTTCACCCTCCAGCTCCTCTTTTACTTCCTCGGGAAGCAATGTCTGATGTAAAATTGGGAGGTTTCGACATCCCTGAGAAGACACAAGTGTTTGTGAATGCATACGCAGTACAAAGAGACCCCAAAGTCTGGGACAAGCCAGATGAGTTTATGCCAGAGAGGTTTGAGGAGAACAACGTTGGTTTCGTAGGTCAGGACTTTGAACTCATCCCATTTGGTGCTGGGAGAAGGGTGTGCCCTGGACTTGCCTTTGGGGTTGCTTCAGCGCAATATGTGCTTGCCAATATGCTATATTGGTTCGACTGGAAGTTGCCTAGTGGTGGCAGTAAATTGGCTGAGACCTTGGACATGTCCGAAGTTTACGGTCTCACAGTCCATAAGAAAAGTCCTCTTTATCTTGTTCCAACACCATACTCCCCTTGA